A single genomic interval of Bradyrhizobium sp. sBnM-33 harbors:
- a CDS encoding amidohydrolase family protein gives MNTKSAFDLIFRNARTRTSATPVDIGIGGGRIVAIEPRLDCEAAEIEVGGRLALPGFVDTHIHLDKACLLGRCAHNHGSVSEAIAAVAAMKRDFTVEDVYARGARVIERAIVHGTTRMRTHVEIDPRIALRGFEAIKALKRDYAWALDLSICVFPQEGLTNDPGAEELLIAALRDGGEVIGGCPYMDTDPNSHLEKILDLAQQFDIDVDLHLDFDLDPSWCHLEEVCRQTERRNYEGRVAIGHATKLSALPPDRLKTATARLAKSGVAVTVLPATDLYLMGRDATHNAPRGLTVAHRLVEDGVLCSVATNNVLNPFTPFGDASLLRMANFYANVAHAGIGEFDACLDLVTDLPARLMNLRDYGIMPGNPADLIILDTDSGTNAIAELPDVLMGFKNGRQVFERRKPTLFSPRG, from the coding sequence ATGAACACTAAATCCGCCTTTGACCTGATCTTCCGCAACGCCAGGACGCGAACCTCGGCCACCCCGGTCGATATCGGCATCGGCGGCGGGCGTATCGTGGCCATCGAACCCCGGCTTGACTGCGAAGCGGCCGAGATCGAGGTCGGCGGCAGATTGGCCTTGCCCGGCTTCGTCGACACGCACATCCATCTCGACAAGGCCTGCCTGCTCGGCCGCTGCGCGCACAACCACGGCAGCGTCAGCGAAGCCATCGCCGCCGTCGCCGCGATGAAGCGCGATTTCACGGTCGAAGACGTCTACGCCCGCGGCGCGCGGGTGATCGAGCGCGCCATCGTGCATGGCACGACGCGGATGCGAACCCACGTGGAGATCGATCCACGGATTGCGTTGCGCGGTTTTGAGGCGATCAAGGCGCTCAAGCGCGATTATGCCTGGGCGCTCGATCTCTCTATCTGCGTGTTTCCGCAGGAAGGACTGACCAATGATCCCGGCGCCGAGGAACTGCTCATTGCGGCCTTGCGCGACGGCGGTGAGGTGATCGGCGGCTGCCCCTATATGGACACCGATCCGAACTCGCATCTCGAAAAGATTCTCGACCTGGCGCAGCAATTCGATATCGACGTCGACCTGCACCTCGACTTCGACCTTGACCCTTCCTGGTGTCATCTCGAAGAGGTCTGCCGGCAGACCGAGCGGCGCAACTACGAGGGCCGTGTCGCGATCGGTCACGCCACCAAATTATCGGCGCTGCCGCCGGACCGGCTGAAGACGGCAACGGCGCGGCTGGCGAAATCCGGCGTTGCCGTCACCGTGCTGCCCGCAACCGATCTTTATCTGATGGGCCGCGATGCCACGCACAATGCGCCGCGCGGGCTGACGGTGGCGCACAGGCTGGTTGAAGATGGCGTTCTCTGTTCGGTCGCGACCAACAATGTGCTCAATCCCTTCACGCCGTTCGGCGACGCCTCGCTGCTGCGGATGGCGAATTTCTACGCCAATGTCGCGCATGCCGGCATCGGCGAGTTCGACGCCTGCCTCGATCTCGTCACCGACTTGCCGGCGCGGCTGATGAACCTGCGCGATTACGGCATCATGCCGGGCAATCCGGCGGACCTGATTATTCTCGATACCGACAGCGGGACGAACGCGATTGCGGAATTGCCCGATGTGCTGATGGGATTCAAGAACGGGCGGCAGGTGTTCGAGCGGCGGAAGCCGACGTTGTTTTCGCCACGGGGCTAG
- a CDS encoding nuclear transport factor 2 family protein has protein sequence MSVAAEAEVKGMSDAEVVEAYLTASMIPDPDAAAAYMKPGTIITFTGGREFDHPRGPTGFNARRYRWVKKKMDRFDVCPGAGETVVYSIGTLYGEWLDGTPFEGNRYVDRFVVRGGLIVKMDVWNDSAERILVQMGIEA, from the coding sequence ATGTCCGTCGCCGCCGAAGCCGAAGTGAAGGGAATGTCTGACGCCGAGGTGGTCGAGGCCTACCTCACGGCCTCGATGATCCCGGATCCCGATGCGGCCGCGGCCTACATGAAGCCGGGCACGATCATCACCTTCACCGGTGGCCGGGAGTTCGATCATCCGCGCGGCCCGACCGGCTTCAACGCGCGGCGCTATCGCTGGGTCAAGAAGAAGATGGACCGTTTTGACGTCTGCCCGGGCGCCGGGGAGACCGTTGTCTACAGCATCGGCACGCTTTACGGCGAATGGCTCGATGGCACGCCGTTCGAAGGTAACCGCTATGTCGATCGTTTCGTGGTCAGGGGCGGGCTGATCGTGAAGATGGACGTCTGGAACGACAGCGCCGAGCGGATTTTGGTGCAGATGGGGATTGAGGCGTGA
- a CDS encoding GntR family transcriptional regulator, which translates to MAPRSASKTAEPSDKVGVICRALRRAIIEQALAPGAKLPEDSLGERFGVSRTIARHALGQLAAEGLVELRRNRIAVVATPSWQEARDAFDIRIELERLVVRQLAGKLTKSQIAELNAHVDAEDRARDGSDAVSIRLATEFHILLANMTNSPILVRYVSEVAYRCCLTLSLYSRPHSSECAINEHRAIIAALVKGDETKVMSLMHSHLDSVASRALVAPAPPRGRDLLDILAPYAEESEGERVVKMPKVVRAR; encoded by the coding sequence ATGGCGCCCCGCTCCGCCAGCAAGACCGCTGAGCCGTCCGACAAGGTCGGCGTGATCTGCCGCGCGCTACGCCGCGCCATCATCGAGCAAGCGCTCGCGCCGGGGGCGAAATTGCCCGAGGATTCGCTCGGCGAGCGGTTCGGCGTCAGCCGCACCATTGCTCGCCACGCACTGGGCCAATTGGCCGCCGAAGGCCTGGTCGAGCTTCGCCGTAACCGGATCGCCGTGGTGGCGACGCCGAGCTGGCAGGAAGCGCGCGATGCCTTTGATATCCGGATCGAACTCGAACGCCTGGTGGTGCGCCAGCTCGCCGGCAAGCTGACCAAGAGCCAGATTGCCGAACTCAACGCCCATGTCGATGCCGAGGACCGCGCGCGCGACGGCTCGGATGCGGTGTCGATACGCCTCGCGACGGAATTCCACATCCTGCTCGCCAACATGACGAACAGTCCGATCCTGGTGCGCTACGTCAGCGAGGTCGCCTATCGCTGCTGCCTGACGCTATCGCTCTACAGCCGGCCGCACTCCTCGGAATGCGCGATCAACGAGCACCGCGCGATCATCGCAGCGCTGGTCAAGGGCGACGAGACCAAGGTGATGAGCCTGATGCACAGCCATCTGGATTCCGTGGCCAGCCGCGCGCTGGTAGCCCCCGCCCCGCCGCGCGGCCGCGATTTGCTGGATATTCTGGCGCCCTATGCCGAGGAAAGCGAAGGCGAGCGGGTGGTGAAGATGCCGAAGGTGGTGCGGGCGAGGTAA